A section of the Enterococcus montenegrensis genome encodes:
- a CDS encoding DUF1905 domain-containing protein produces the protein MKLKYTFVAEIMPSKIGKGGAYVVFPYDLKKEFGVGRLKVNATFDGVFYAGSIVNMGLKDPAGNICYILGIKKDIQQKIAKTIGDSVTVTVKVRD, from the coding sequence ATGAAGCTAAAATATACTTTTGTTGCAGAAATAATGCCCTCAAAAATTGGCAAGGGTGGCGCATATGTCGTTTTCCCCTATGATTTGAAAAAAGAATTTGGTGTAGGACGCCTTAAGGTTAATGCTACTTTTGATGGCGTCTTTTATGCCGGCAGCATTGTAAACATGGGACTTAAAGATCCAGCGGGAAATATTTGTTATATTCTCGGCATTAAAAAAGACATTCAGCAAAAAATTGCTAAAACAATTGGGGATTCTGTTACTGTGACCGTTAAAGTGCGGGATTAA